A window of Saccharomyces paradoxus chromosome XIII, complete sequence contains these coding sequences:
- the TEM1 gene encoding Ras family GTPase TEM1 (GTP-binding protein of the Ras superfamily~similar to YML064C) — translation MATPNTGGNNSIPAVRNQVEVQVGLVGDAQVGKTSLMVKYVQNIYDKEYTQTLGVNFLKRKVSIRSTDIIFSIMDLGGQREFINMLPIATVGSSVIIFLFDLTRPDTLTSIKEWYRQAYGLNDSAIPILVGTKYDLLIDLDPEYQEQISRTSMKYAQVMNAPLIFCSTAKSINIQKIFKIALAKIFNLTLIIPEINEIGDPLLIYKHLGGQQHRHHNKSQDRKNHNIRKPSSSPSSKASSPGVNT, via the coding sequence ATGGCAACACCAAACACGGGAGGAAACAATTCTATACCTGCGGTACGAAATCAGGTTGAGGTTCAGGTTGGGTTAGTAGGGGATGCACAGGTCGGGAAAACATCGCTGATGGTGAAGTACGTACAGAATATATACGATAAGGAATACACACAGACACTGGGAGtgaactttttgaaaagaaaagtaagcATACGCTCTACGGATATTATATTTTCCATTATGGATTTAGGCGGACAAAGAGAGTTCATCAATATGCTTCCAATTGCGACGGTAGGGTCTTCAGTaatcatatttttgtttgatCTGACACGTCCAGATACGTTGACTTCGATAAAGGAGTGGTATAGACAGGCGTATGGGTTGAATGATTCAGCAATCCCTATTTTGGTGGGTACAAAGTACGATTTACTAATAGACTTAGATCCAGAATATCAGGAACAAATCTCGAGAACAAGTATGAAATACGCACAGGTTATGAATGCACCActtatattttgttctaCAGCCAAGTCCATAaacattcaaaaaatcttcaaaattgcATTGGCAAAGATCTTCAATTTGACATTAATTATCCcagaaataaatgaaatcGGCGATCCTCTTTTAATATATAAGCACCTAGGTGGCCAGCAACATCGACATCATAACAAAAGTCAGGATAGAAAGAACCATAATATTAGAAAGCCCTCCTCTTCGCCCTCGTCGAAGGCATCATCGCCTGGCGTTAATACGTGA
- the RPS1B gene encoding 40S ribosomal protein eS1 (Ribosomal protein 10 (rp10) of the small (40S) subunit~similar to YML063W), giving the protein MAVGKNKRLSRGKKGLKKKVVDPFTRKEWFDIKAPSTFENRNVGKTLVNKSTGLKNASDALKGRVVEVCLADLQGSEDHSFRKVKLRVDEVQGKNLLTNFHGMDFTTDKLRSMVRKWQTLIEANVTVKTSDDYVLRIFAIAFTRKQANQVKRHSYAQSSHIRAIRKVISEILTREVQNSTLAQLTSKLIPEVINKEIENATKDIFPLQNIHVRKVKLLKQPKFDVGALMALHGEGSGEEKGKKVSGFKDEVLETV; this is encoded by the coding sequence ATGGCTGTTGGTAAGAATAAGAGACTATCCAGAGGTAAGAAGggtttgaagaagaaggtcGTTGACCCATTTACCAGAAAGGAATGGTTCGATATTAAAGCCCCATccacttttgaaaacagaAATGTTGGTAAGACTTTAGTTAACAAGTCCACTGGTTTGAAGAATGCTTCCGATGCTTTGAAGGGTAGAGTTGTCGAAGTTTGTTTGGCTGACTTGCAAGGTTCTGAAGACCATTCTTTCAGAAAGGTCAAGTTGAGAGTTGATGAAGTTCAAGGTAAGAACTTATTGACAAACTTCCACGGTATGGACTTCACCACCGACAAATTGAGATCCATGGTCAGAAAATGGCAAACTTTGATCGAAGCTAATGTTACCGTTAAGACTTCCGATGATTACGTTTTGAGAATCTTTGCTATTGCGTTCACCAGAAAGCAAGCTAACCAAGTTAAGAGACACTCTTACGCTCAATCTTCCCATATCAGAGCTATCAGAAAAGTTATTTCTGAAATCTTGACCAGAGAAGTCCAAAACTCTACTTTGGCTCAATTGACTTCCAAATTGATTCCAGAAGTTATCAACAAGGAAATCGAAAATGCTACCAAGGACATCTTCCCACTACAAAACATCCATGTTAGAAAGGTTAAGTTGTTGAAACAACCAAAGTTTGACGTTGGTGCTTTGATGGCTTTGCATGGTGAAGGTTCCGGTGAAGAAAAGGGTAAGAAGGTTTCTGGTTTCAAGGATGAAGTCTTGGAAACTGTgtaa
- the MFT1 gene encoding Mft1p (Subunit of the THO complex~similar to YML062C) — protein MPLSKKQIDQVRTKVHYSEVDTPFNKYLDILGKVTKLTGSIINGTLSNDDSKTETLTEENISKLKESAQLRFLDLQSSIDTKKAADENWETCQQETLAKLENLEDKLPNIKSTHSKLLLRIGKLQGLHDSVRVINREVEGLSEGRTSLVVTRSEWEKELGSELVRFLIEKNYLKLVDSGLKKDSSGEKYRVYDDFSKGPKELESINALMKSDIEKVRQEVSSYKEKWLRDAEIFGKITSIFKEELLKRDGLLIEAEGDNIDDDYESDEDEERKGRFKRQRSMVEVDRIETLDEKEESDHEYGDQEDEENEEEDDMDVDVDVDVDVEDTKEDTEVDGESSQQEENGRHGSNGETTEGTGEIQEPDTVNDAEEGNSDHSTGKPGGTTSDYSASSSVEEVK, from the coding sequence ATGCCCCTCtcaaagaaacaaatagACCAAGTTAGAACCAAAGTGCACTATAGTGAAGTAGATACTCCATTCAACAAATACTTAGACATTTTAGGAAAAGTAACTAAGTTGACAGGAAGCATTATAAATGGTACGTTATCTAACGACGATAGCAAGACTGAAACTTTGACTGaggaaaatatttcaaagttGAAAGAAAGTGCTCAGCTTCGATTTTTGGATCTCCAGTCTTCGATCGACACGAAGAAAGCAGCAGACGAAAATTGGGAAACATGCCAACAGGAGACACTGGCAAAATTGGAAAACCTCGAAGACAAATTACCTAACATAAAGAGCACTCATAGCAAGCTGCTTTTACGCATTGGGAAACTACAAGGTCTTCATGATTCTGTCCGAGTAATTAACAGAGAGGTGGAAGGCTTATCAGAAGGCCGTACCAGCCTTGTGGTAACACGTTCGGAATGGGAGAAAGAACTTGGTAGCGAATTGGTCAGGTTtttaattgaaaagaattatttGAAACTAGTTGATTCAGGCCTGAAAAAGGATAGTTCAGGGGAGAAATATCGTGTTTATGATGATTTCTCCAAAGGCCCAAAAGAGTTAGAAAGTATCAATGCCTTAATGAAATCGGATATAGAAAAGGTAAGACAGGAGGTATCGTCTTACAAAGAGAAGTGGCTAAGGGATGCAGAGATATTTGGCAAGATCACGTCGatatttaaagaagaacttttgaaaagagacGGCCTGCTCATTGAGGCAGAAGGAgataatattgatgatgattatgaatcagatgaagatgaagaaagaaaagggaGGTTTAAAAGACAAAGGTCAATGGTGGAAGTGGATAGGATAGAGACTTTGgatgaaaaagaggaaagcGATCATGAATATGGTGATCAggaggatgaagaaaatgaagaggaagatgacatGGACGTGGACGTGGACGTGGACGTGGACGTTGAGGATACAAAAGAGGATACTGAAGTTGACGGGGAAAGCAGTCAGCAAGAAGAGAATGGTCGCCATGGTAGTAATGGGGAAACGACGGAAGGGACAGGAGAGATACAAGAACCAGACACAGTTAATGACGCAGAGGAGGGAAATAGCGATCACTCAACCGGAAAACCTGGTGGCACTACAAGTGATTATAGCGCGTCTTCCTCTGTTGAAGAAGTAAAATGA
- the PIF1 gene encoding DNA helicase PIF1 (DNA helicase, potent G-quadruplex DNA binder/unwinder~similar to YML061C), whose translation MPRWIRSTLNRIIPGRPFICSFNSFLSLKNISHAKLSFSMSSRGFRSNNFIRAQLKHPSILSKEDLDLLSDSDDWEEPDCIQLETEEHDKKIITDIHKDDLVDKKPMRDKNVMNFINKDSALSWNDMFKPGIIQLPQLSSENSFEESSQKKPKLASFKDPLRPALKAECSFEELQNSSVSQERSLEMINENEKKKMQFGEKIAVLTQRPSFTELQNDQDDNNLNFHNNVKVKIPICLSKEQESIIKLAENGHNIFYTGSAGTGKSILLREMIKVLKSIYGRENVAVTASTGLAACNIGGITIHSFAGIGLGKGDADKLYKKVRRSRKHLRRWENIGALVVDEISMLDAELLDKLDFIARKIRKNHQPFGGIQLIFCGDFFQLPPVSKDPNRPTKFAFESKAWKEGVRMTIMLQKVFRQRGDVKFIDMLNRMRLGNIDDETEREFKKLSRPLPDDEIIPAELYSTRMEVERANNSRLSKLPGQVHVFNAIDGGALEDEELKERLLQNFLAPKELHLKVGAQVMMVKNLDATLVNGSLGKVIEFMDPETYFCYEALTNDPSMPPEKLETWAENPSKIKAAMEREQSDGEESVVASRKSSVKEGFAKSDMDEPVSPLDSSVFDFMKRVKTDDEVVLENIKRKEQLMQAIHQNSAGKRRLPLVRFKASDMSTRMVLVEPEDWAIEDENEKPLVSRVQLPLMLAWSLSIHKSQGQTLPKVKVDLRRVFEKGQAYVALSRAVSREGLQVLNFDRTRIKAHQKVIDFYLTLSSAESAYKQLEADEQVRKRKLDYAPGPKYKAKSKSKSNSPAPTSVTTQPNSGIAAMLQRHSRKRFQPKKESNGNQVHSLVSNEPRRQDTEDHILE comes from the coding sequence ATGCCAAGGTGGATAAGATCAACATTGAATCGTATTATACCAGGGAGGCCATTCATCTGCAGTTTCAACAGTTTTCTTTCACTCAAAAACATATCGCACGCTAAACTATCGTTTTCTATGAGCAGTCGAGGTTTCAGGTCTAATAACTTTATTCGAGCACAGTTGAAGCATCCTTCCatactttcaaaagaagaccTAGACTTGCTCTCTGATTCGGATGATTGGGAAGAACCCGACTGTATACAGCTAGAAACTGAGGAGCATGATAAGAAAATTATCACCGACATACATAAAGACGACCTAGTGGACAAAAAGCCTATGAGGGATAAAAATGTCATGAACTTTATCAATAAAGACAGTGCCTTATCATGGAACGATATGTTCAAACCCGGTATAATACAACTACCACAGCTATCTTCTGAAAACTCATTTGAAGAGAGCagccaaaaaaaaccaaagtTGGCAAGCTTTAAGGACCCATTAAGGCCAGCGTTGAAAGCGGAAtgttcttttgaagaacttCAGAATAGCTCTGTATCTCAAGAGAGAAGTTTGGAAAtgataaatgaaaatgaaaagaagaagatgcaATTTGGGGAAAAGATTGCTGTTTTGACACAAAGACCTAGCTTTACTGAACTGCAGAATGACCAAGATGACAATAACTTAAATTTTCATAATAATGTTAAAGTTAAGATACCGATTTGCTTAAgcaaagaacaagaaagtATTATTAAGTTGGCAGAAAATGGCCACAACATTTTTTATACAGGAAGTGCTGGTACCGGTAAATCTATTCTTCTTCGTGAAATGAtcaaagttttgaaaagcaTATACGGTAGGGAGAATGTTGCGGTCACTGCTTCCACAGGATTAGCCGCTTGCAATATCGGTGGTATAACCATACATTCATTTGCCGGTATAGGGTTGGGAAAGGGCGATGCAGATAAACTCTATAAAAAAGTTCGTAGGTCACGAAAGCACCTAAGACGTTGGGAGAATATCGGCGCTTTGGTTGTCGATGAAATATCAATGTTAGATGCAGAACTATTAGACAAACTCGATTTCATCGCCAGGAAAATACGGAAAAATCATCAACCCTTCGGTGGGATTCAACTTATCTTTTGTGGGGATTTTTTCCAGTTACCTCCAGTATCGAAAGACCCTAATAGACCAACAAAGTTCGCTTTCGAGTCCAAGGCCTGGAAAGAAGGTGTAAGAATGACGATCATGCTACAGAAGGTTTTTAGACAGCGTGGAGACGTAAAGTTCATTGACATGTTAAATCGGATGAGACTGGGCAATATTGATGACGAAACAGAAAGAGAGTTTAAGAAGCTTTCTAGACCATTACCAGACGATGAAATTATTCCCGCAGAACTTTATAGTACTAGAATGGAAGTAGAAAGAGCCAATAACTCCAGGCTAAGTAAATTGCCAGGTCAGGTACATGTCTTTAATGCAATCGATGGCGGTgctttggaagatgaagagttAAAGGAAAGGCTGTTGCAAAACTTTTTGGCCCCAAAGGAACTGCATTTGAAAGTTGGTGCTCAAGTTATGATGGTAAAAAATCTAGATGCAACTTTAGTTAATGGGTCTCTTGGTAAAGTCATCGAATTCATGGATCCAGAAACATATTTTTGCTATGAGGCGCTAACAAATGATCCATCTATGCCTCCAGAAAAACTCGAGACTTGGGCTGAAAACccatcaaaaataaaagctgCAATGGAGAGGGAGCAAAGCGATGGAGAAGAAAGTGTAGTAGCTAGTCGCAAATCTTCGGTAAAGGAGGGATTTGCTAAAAGTGACATGGATGAGCCTGTCTCTCCTTTAGATTCTTCAGTTTTTGACTTTATGAAGAGGGTTAAAACAGACGACGAAGTTGTACTGGAGAATATAAAACGCAAGGAACAGTTGATGCAAGCCATACATCAAAACTCTGCAGGAAAACGAAGGCTGCCTCTTGTGAGATTCAAAGCTTCTGATATGAGCACGAGGATGGTGCTTGTCGAACCAGAGGATTGGGCGATAGAAGACGAAAACGAAAAGCCACTGGTGTCAAGGGTTCAATTACCGCTAATGCTTGCCTGGTCATTATCCATTCATAAGTCTCAGGGCCAAACACTTCCAAAAGTCAAGGTAGATTTACGTAGGGTCTTCGAAAAGGGGCAAGCGTATGTTGCTTTGTCTAGAGCTGTTTCAAGAGAGGGATTGCAGGTTTTAAATTTCGACAGAACTAGGATCAAAGCACATCAAAAGGTAATTGATTTTTATCTCACCCTATCTTCAGCGGAAAGCGCCTATAAGCAACTTGAGGCAGATGAGCAAGtgagaaaaaggaagttAGATTATGCACCAGGACCTAAATATAAGGCTAAATCCAAGTCAAAGTCAAATTCTCCAGCACCCACATCAGTAACAACTCAGCCTAATAGTGGCATTGCAGCCATGTTGCAAAGACATAGTAGGAAGAGATTTCAGCCGAAAAAGGAATCCAATGGCAATCAAGTTCATTCGTTGGTTTCCAACGAACCTCGTCGTCAAGATACCGAAGACCACATCTTAGAATAA
- the OGG1 gene encoding 8-oxoguanine glycosylase OGG1 (Nuclear and mitochondrial glycosylase/lyase~similar to YML060W), with the protein MSYKFGKLAINKSELCLANVLQAGQSFRWIWNEKLDQYSTTMKIGKQEKYSVVILRQNEEKELLEFAAVGDSGDQDALKTHLMKYFRLDVSLKHLFDNVWIPSDKKFSKLSPQGIRILAQEPWETLISFICSSNNNISRITRMCNSLCSNFGNLITTLDGVAYHSFPTSEELASRATEADLRELGFGYRAKYIIETARKLVKDKAEFNIASDTTYLQSLCEDAQYEDVREHLMSYNGVGPKVADCVCLMGLHMDGIVPVDVHVSRIAKRDYQISANKNHIKDLRTKYNALPITRRKINPELDHIRLTLLKKWGSYAGWAQGVLFSKEVGGTSGSTTTGVIKKRKWDMIKETEQIVTKQMNLKVELSEVHIKEAKID; encoded by the coding sequence ATGTCTTATAAATTCGGTAAACTTGCCATTAATAAAAGTGAGCTCTGCCTGGCAAATGTGCTACAGGCTGGCCAATCCTTCCGATGGATTTGGAATGAAAAGTTGGATCAGTACAGCACCACAATGAAGATAGGCAAACAAGAAAAGTATTCCGTAGTGATTTTGAGGCAAAACGAAGAGAAAGAGCTCCTAGAATTTGCTGCTGTGGGAGACTCTGGTGACCAGGACGCCTTAAAAACTCACCtaatgaaatattttagatTGGACGTGTCGCTGAAGCATTTATTCGATAATGTCTGGATTCCAAGcgataaaaaattttcaaaactttccCCACAAGGCATCCGTATCTTAGCACAGGAACCATGGGAGACGTtaatttcctttatttgttcgagtaataataacattTCAAGAATCACGAGAATGTGCAATAGCCTTTGTTCTAATTTCGGGAACTTAATAACAACATTAGATGGCGTCGCCTACCATTCCTTTCCCACAAGTGAAGAGCTAGCTTCTCGAGCCACTGAAGCTGACCTACGCGAGTTAGGCTTTGGTTATAGAGCTAAGTATATTATTGAAACTGCAAGAAAACTGGTGAAGGATAAAGCTGAGTTTAATATTGCTTCTGACACCACGTACCTTCAAAGTTTATGTGAAGATGCTCAATATGAAGATGTTAGGGAGCACCTAATGTCCTACAATGGGGTAGGTCCCAAAGTTGCTGATTGCGTTTGTCTAATGGGACTGCACATGGATGGTATTGTGCCCGTAGATGTCCATGTGAGCAGAATTGCGAAGAGAGACTACCAAATATCCGCGAACAAGAACCACATCAAAGATTTGAGGACAAAATACAATGCTTTACCTAtcacaagaagaaaaatcaatcCGGAGCTTGACCATATTAGATTAACgcttttgaagaaatgggGATCGTATGCTGGTTGGGCACAAGGTGTCTTATTCTCTAAAGAGGTCGGAGGCACTAGTGGTAGCACTACAACTGGTGTaataaagaagaggaaatgGGATATGATAAAAGAAACGGAACAAATTGTTACGAAAcaaatgaatttgaaagtTGAATTGTCCGAGGTCCACATcaaagaagcaaaaatagATTAG